taaatttgggactaaaaattttactcatatatttatgaggCATTTCAACctttagtaaataataaaaatatataaataataatgatataagTTGTTACTACTTACGTGAGCTGTCTCTCTTACGCTAATCACTCACCCTTGGTACGGACACGtgtctgaaaaataatagatacTTGTCAGCTTATGTCAaggaatatatatgtatatatctatatatatattgaaaaaagaaaaaaatgttaaatataaatagctggattgaaattttcttaagtaaataagtaataGCTCAAAGTATAACCTTATGATCTAGACTCGGGAGGTTTGCGGGAGTATACAGTTTAAAGTAGTGGCAAATAAAAGGAAGAGTGGTATAAGAACACACCAGGGGTGGGGTATGTAACGATCTTAGAACAACTGATCTTTACACGAGAAGGTGCCTGATTCACACAAACACTCACACAAACACTAATACTGACGacaatcatcatcatcatcatcatcataatcatcatcatcaccaacaCGGCTGGCGTTTACCCACACACTTAAAGTGGTAAAATTACAGATCGACTGAGTCTGTATACGAGAATGGGAAGGGAAAGATCGGGACGTTTTCGTATAAATGCTGGCGGTGCTCGTCTTCGAGATGCAGATTCTATCTTACCAATTAGACTTGGACGAAGCCACATCGCCATGAAGTTTTTAGTGAGTGTCGTGTTTAATATTACTTATGGATTTAtaacaaaaagttttatttgatattaatcttttttttgagattatttaatttattgagacTAAGTGTTTTTGTGTGATTACAGATCATTAGCTTTGCTATCATTAGCTGCGCATTCGCTCAATTCGGCGGTGGTTTTCGGCCGTTTCCAAGACCTGCTATTACTCCAAAGCCATACCCGATTCCACAACAGCAGCCGCAATTTCCACCTCAGTTCCAACCTCAGCAGCCTCAGTATCAACCACAAAATCAATTCAGGtaattttaacatatatttattgagtataaaaaattaaaaaatgttatagtTTCGATATtgcttgataaaaattttttaaatgcttgATTTAAACAATAGACCAAGTGGATCAATAATTCCAATCCGTAGTCAATCTCAAGATTCATCGCCCGATGGTTCATATCAATTTAGTTACGAAACTGATAACGGAATATCGGTGTCTGAAAGCGGAAGTCCTAAAGGTGTTGCCACTCCAGACGGACAAGctgaagtaaatttttaaataaattataaatattcctATGTctaatttttggtaaaaaaaactcaatttgATCCTATAGCTTGTCCAAGGACGTTACTCTTACGTAGCACCTGATGGCACGCCAATAACAGTAGAGTATTACGCCGACGAAACTGGATTCCATGCAACAGGTGCTCATATTCCGACTCCACCCCCAATCCCAGAAGCAATCCAGCGTGC
The sequence above is drawn from the Microplitis demolitor isolate Queensland-Clemson2020A chromosome 3, iyMicDemo2.1a, whole genome shotgun sequence genome and encodes:
- the LOC103574524 gene encoding endocuticle structural glycoprotein SgAbd-2, with protein sequence MGRERSGRFRINAGGARLRDADSILPIRLGRSHIAMKFLIISFAIISCAFAQFGGGFRPFPRPAITPKPYPIPQQQPQFPPQFQPQQPQYQPQNQFRPSGSIIPIRSQSQDSSPDGSYQFSYETDNGISVSESGSPKGVATPDGQAELVQGRYSYVAPDGTPITVEYYADETGFHATGAHIPTPPPIPEAIQRAIASLPPSNEGQYQEEQYNNRQYNQNPGGPFRRF